One Chryseobacterium sp. StRB126 genomic region harbors:
- a CDS encoding GxxExxY protein has product MTENELSYKIIGAAIEVHKNLGVGLLESAYETALAYELRTMNLNVKQQVVLPLQYKEIAIDNAYKIDLIVEDKVIIEVKSVLELHSIFHAQVLTYLKQTNMKLGLLINFNSELIKYGIHRIVNKIIDA; this is encoded by the coding sequence ATGACAGAAAATGAATTATCTTATAAAATAATAGGAGCGGCTATAGAAGTTCATAAAAACTTAGGCGTTGGATTATTAGAAAGTGCCTATGAAACAGCTTTAGCCTACGAATTAAGAACAATGAATCTTAATGTAAAACAACAAGTCGTTTTACCATTACAATACAAAGAGATTGCAATAGACAATGCATATAAAATTGATCTTATTGTAGAAGATAAAGTGATTATAGAAGTTAAATCTGTATTAGAATTACATTCTATTTTCCATGCTCAGGTATTGACTTATTTAAAGCAGACCAACATGAAGCTTGGGCTTCTTATTAATTTTAATAGTGAACTCATTAAATACGGAATTCACAGAATTGTAAACAAAATTATTGATGCATAA
- a CDS encoding beta-mannosidase, protein MHKPLLFAFLLIQNILFAQYSERSLSSENWKFKNSKDKNWLPAKIPGTVHLDLMANKIIPDPFKDENEKKVQWIENEDWDYQTNFEISFKEFDYDNIDLVFNGLDTFTEIYLNGKLLRKTDNMFRKWEIPVKEYLKQGTNLLQIKFKSAVNEGKELAKKVPFTMPESPRSFVRKAQYQFGWDWGPRLVTAGIWKEVKLEFWRNAKIKNIQVQQKSLSDTQAEVSFNMHIFAEEEGEYFTWFNLNRGMHKFHLNKGLNTIILPYKIKDPKRWQPNGRGKPDVYTTKIALYKKGGRIIRDLNVTYGLRDIELIQEKDEKGKSFYFKVNGNPLYIKGTNWIPADSFSPRITKEKYQKLIKAAKEANMNMIRIWGGGIYEDEEFYRACDENGILVWQDFMFAGSFYPADNDFLDNVKEEVKDQVNRLQNHPSIALWCGNNEIDEAIVNWGYQKQFKYSKADSLQVWKDYRKLFHEVIPNTLKQNLTPDKNLYWPSSPSIGWGHKESLTEGDSHYWGVWWGEQPFEIYNEKTGRFMSEYGFQGMPTLAATKSMFSGVSDLDLQNPTIKAHEKHARGWEIINKYMERDYKIPTGFVKYNYVSQLLQARGMQIAIEAHRRAKPYNMGTLYWQLNDCWPVVSWSSIDYLGNWKAFHYQAKRSFEPMLISVAETNKTYEIYLISDLLKEIKADVKFELIDFEGKQLWKSNAIKELKADVSEKIFTINKTDWAKFDFSKAVLKISSDTEEEKVEKHFFLAKPKDLKLSRPNITIKKISPTEIEVSTDVLAKDVYLIGDAHFSDNFFDLLPGTSKRITLSRSLDKVEMISLFDTLIN, encoded by the coding sequence ATGCATAAACCTTTACTTTTTGCCTTTCTTCTGATTCAGAATATTCTTTTCGCACAATATTCTGAGAGAAGTCTCTCTTCTGAAAACTGGAAATTCAAAAATTCAAAAGATAAAAACTGGCTTCCCGCAAAGATCCCGGGAACAGTTCATCTGGATCTTATGGCCAATAAAATTATTCCGGACCCTTTCAAGGATGAAAATGAGAAAAAAGTTCAATGGATAGAAAATGAAGATTGGGATTATCAGACTAACTTTGAGATTTCATTCAAGGAGTTTGATTATGATAATATTGATCTTGTTTTTAACGGACTGGATACATTTACAGAGATTTATCTTAACGGAAAACTCCTGAGAAAGACAGATAATATGTTCAGGAAGTGGGAAATTCCGGTGAAAGAATATTTGAAACAGGGGACAAACCTGCTACAGATCAAATTTAAATCTGCCGTTAATGAAGGAAAAGAACTGGCAAAAAAAGTCCCATTTACGATGCCTGAATCACCACGAAGTTTTGTGAGAAAAGCCCAATATCAGTTTGGCTGGGATTGGGGACCCAGATTGGTAACGGCTGGAATCTGGAAAGAGGTAAAGCTGGAGTTCTGGAGAAATGCAAAGATTAAAAATATTCAGGTTCAGCAAAAGTCTCTCTCCGATACGCAGGCTGAGGTGTCATTTAATATGCACATTTTTGCTGAAGAAGAAGGAGAATATTTTACCTGGTTCAACTTAAACAGAGGAATGCATAAATTCCATCTCAATAAAGGTTTAAATACCATTATTCTACCTTATAAAATTAAGGATCCGAAGAGATGGCAGCCTAACGGAAGAGGAAAACCGGATGTATATACAACAAAGATTGCCCTGTATAAAAAAGGGGGAAGAATTATTCGTGATCTCAACGTGACTTATGGACTGAGAGATATTGAACTTATTCAGGAGAAAGATGAAAAAGGGAAATCTTTTTATTTTAAAGTTAATGGAAATCCTTTGTACATTAAAGGAACAAATTGGATACCTGCAGACAGCTTCTCTCCAAGAATCACAAAAGAAAAATATCAGAAACTGATTAAAGCTGCCAAGGAAGCTAATATGAACATGATCAGGATTTGGGGGGGAGGAATCTATGAAGATGAAGAATTCTATAGAGCCTGTGATGAAAACGGAATCCTGGTTTGGCAGGATTTTATGTTCGCTGGAAGTTTTTATCCTGCAGATAATGATTTTCTGGATAATGTGAAAGAAGAAGTAAAAGATCAGGTCAACAGGCTTCAGAATCATCCATCCATTGCATTATGGTGCGGGAATAATGAAATTGATGAAGCCATTGTCAATTGGGGATATCAGAAGCAATTTAAATATTCAAAAGCAGATTCATTGCAGGTTTGGAAAGATTATAGAAAGCTGTTTCATGAAGTTATTCCTAATACATTGAAACAAAACCTTACACCGGATAAAAATCTGTACTGGCCAAGTTCTCCGTCAATAGGATGGGGACATAAAGAAAGCTTAACAGAAGGAGACTCTCACTATTGGGGAGTTTGGTGGGGAGAACAACCTTTTGAAATTTATAATGAAAAAACAGGCCGGTTTATGTCTGAATATGGATTTCAGGGAATGCCAACTTTAGCGGCAACAAAATCAATGTTCTCAGGAGTTTCTGATCTGGATTTACAAAATCCAACCATTAAAGCTCATGAAAAACATGCCAGAGGCTGGGAAATCATCAATAAATATATGGAACGGGACTATAAAATCCCGACAGGTTTTGTGAAATATAATTATGTTTCACAATTGTTACAAGCTAGAGGGATGCAGATTGCAATAGAAGCCCATCGCCGTGCAAAACCTTATAATATGGGAACATTGTATTGGCAGCTTAATGATTGCTGGCCGGTGGTTTCATGGTCGTCAATTGATTATTTAGGAAACTGGAAGGCATTTCATTATCAGGCAAAAAGAAGTTTTGAGCCGATGTTAATTTCAGTTGCAGAAACCAATAAAACTTATGAGATCTATCTGATTAGCGATTTGTTGAAAGAAATAAAAGCTGATGTGAAATTTGAACTCATAGATTTTGAAGGAAAGCAGCTATGGAAATCCAATGCCATCAAAGAGCTAAAGGCTGATGTGAGTGAGAAAATTTTTACCATCAACAAAACCGATTGGGCAAAATTTGATTTTTCTAAAGCGGTTTTAAAAATAAGCTCAGACACTGAAGAAGAGAAAGTTGAGAAGCATTTCTTTCTGGCAAAACCTAAGGATTTAAAACTTTCAAGACCCAATATTACCATTAAAAAAATATCACCAACAGAAATTGAAGTCTCAACAGATGTTTTGGCAAAAGACGTATATCTTATCGGAGATGCCCATTTCAGTGATAATTTCTTTGATCTTTTACCGGGAACTTCAAAAAGAATTACACTTTCCAGATCTTTGGATAAAGTGGAAATGATAAGTTTGTTTGATACTTTAATCAATTAA
- a CDS encoding AEC family transporter, translated as MVNFVLIAVCIIAGMVFKATKSIHPDAHKGINTWILYLALPAVSFKYLPKVQWTTEMLFPIAATFLISVFCFFYVMFYSRSRGYSRRSRSTLELASGYSNTSFIGFPLISAFYGEGLLSIAIICDQTMFFALSTLGIIAAVKGGSKSGKASAAFIFKRLITFPPLIGCISALVLSQFIDLTFAEPLFDKLAATVSPLALFSVGLQLKFNGWKKLIPQMSASMLYKLILAPAIVLGMALLLGIKGDVAKITVFEAAMPTLVTSSIIAEQFRLNTKLTNLIIGVSIIVGFFTSAFWYEITQLLF; from the coding sequence ATGGTAAATTTTGTTCTGATTGCAGTATGTATTATTGCAGGAATGGTATTCAAAGCAACAAAATCTATCCACCCGGATGCCCACAAGGGGATCAATACCTGGATTCTTTATCTTGCTCTACCGGCAGTTTCATTTAAATATCTGCCTAAAGTACAATGGACAACGGAAATGCTTTTTCCGATTGCAGCCACTTTTTTAATCTCTGTATTCTGCTTCTTTTATGTAATGTTTTACAGTAGAAGTCGGGGTTATTCAAGGCGTTCAAGAAGTACTCTTGAATTGGCAAGCGGTTACAGTAATACCTCTTTCATCGGATTTCCTTTGATTAGTGCTTTCTATGGTGAAGGTCTTCTGAGTATTGCGATTATATGTGACCAAACCATGTTTTTTGCTCTTTCAACATTAGGAATTATTGCAGCAGTGAAAGGAGGAAGCAAATCTGGAAAAGCGAGTGCAGCATTTATTTTTAAGAGATTAATTACATTTCCCCCATTAATTGGTTGTATTTCTGCCCTGGTGCTGTCTCAATTCATAGATTTAACTTTTGCAGAACCTCTTTTTGATAAATTAGCCGCTACGGTAAGCCCATTAGCTTTATTTTCGGTAGGTTTACAATTGAAGTTCAACGGTTGGAAAAAACTGATTCCTCAAATGTCAGCTTCTATGTTGTATAAACTGATTCTGGCTCCGGCTATCGTTTTGGGAATGGCTCTATTGTTGGGAATAAAAGGAGATGTTGCAAAAATTACCGTTTTTGAAGCAGCAATGCCTACCTTGGTAACATCCAGTATTATTGCTGAGCAGTTCAGGCTGAATACAAAACTCACCAACCTGATTATAGGAGTCAGTATTATTGTAGGATTTTTCACCTCTGCTTTTTGGTATGAAATAACCCAGCTTCTTTTTTGA
- the priA gene encoding primosomal protein N': MQYAQIVLPLNLKGSFTYKVPEELMPQIQLGMRVLVPFGGKKIYTGIIFELHDNAPDNFVAKDIISILDEKPILPEEQIRFWNWLSDYYLCNLGEIYRLAFPSSLKLESETYLKLKPGVVVDFENLDVNEMYLIQALEVRQLVNLTDIEAFIPKKEIIKTINSLIDLQYIEIDEKIAEKYKAKEVAYVRINGDVLNNQNLTEILLKLNKAPKQKDLFLLILEKQTEKPDLNIKKAELFEDGYFGSSHFKALADKGLVEEYYMQKDRIESYEGEIEEVEELSEEQKTAKSEIDEAFEEGKNVLLHGVTSSGKTHIYLEKIEECIREGKNVLFLLPEISLTKQITQRLEKKYGRQLGFYHQKLTDFERVEVWRRIKQNDIRILVGTRNALFLPYQNLGLLVVDEEHDSAYKPREVSPYFNAKDAALILGGLYSAGVILGSATPSVESYYRARKDKMKYIFLNERFGNVNLPEYELINFKEAQESKNVSGNFSSRLIDAIKHTIDEKNQAIVLHNRRGYANVIECETCGYVNYCSNCDVVMTYHKAANEMKCHYCGQRASKPRTCPKCNSENLNERGVGVEQIHEEVSKLFPENEVDRMDVDSMRKKFAYEKLYEKIEDGETDIVVGTQMISKGLDFDHIELVAIPKADSLLYVQDFRAEERAYQLITQVAGRAGRVSGKGKILIQTYNPDHSVFQLIKMNNPAKIYKYILTERQKFHYPPFTKLIMIELKHRRDDKVDRASQFLGSILRKYLPEECILGPERAQIARLNNLYQFQILLKLPRGKNYEKFKSMVLISLKEFDEITAYQSIKKDVIVDF, translated from the coding sequence TTGCAGTACGCTCAAATTGTTTTACCACTAAATTTAAAAGGATCCTTTACCTATAAGGTTCCGGAAGAACTGATGCCTCAAATTCAATTGGGAATGCGGGTTCTGGTACCATTTGGCGGGAAAAAGATCTATACAGGAATCATTTTTGAACTTCATGATAATGCTCCGGATAACTTTGTGGCGAAGGATATTATCAGTATTTTGGATGAAAAGCCAATACTTCCTGAAGAACAGATCCGTTTCTGGAACTGGCTTTCCGATTATTATCTGTGTAATCTCGGAGAAATCTACAGACTGGCTTTTCCATCTTCCTTAAAACTGGAGAGTGAAACGTATTTAAAATTAAAACCTGGTGTAGTTGTTGACTTTGAAAATCTGGATGTCAACGAAATGTATCTTATTCAGGCATTGGAAGTGAGGCAACTTGTTAATTTAACAGACATTGAAGCCTTTATTCCAAAGAAGGAAATTATCAAAACCATCAATTCGCTGATTGATCTTCAGTATATTGAGATTGATGAGAAAATTGCAGAGAAATATAAGGCTAAAGAAGTGGCCTATGTAAGAATTAATGGTGATGTTTTAAACAATCAGAACCTTACAGAAATTCTTTTAAAATTAAATAAAGCCCCTAAGCAAAAAGATCTGTTTCTTCTTATTCTGGAGAAGCAGACTGAAAAACCTGATCTTAATATAAAAAAAGCAGAGCTGTTTGAAGACGGTTATTTTGGAAGTTCTCATTTCAAAGCACTGGCAGACAAAGGCCTTGTTGAGGAATATTATATGCAGAAAGACAGGATTGAAAGTTATGAAGGAGAAATTGAAGAGGTCGAAGAACTTTCTGAAGAACAAAAAACTGCAAAATCTGAGATAGATGAAGCCTTTGAAGAAGGAAAAAATGTTCTGCTTCACGGAGTAACATCGTCTGGGAAAACCCATATCTATTTAGAAAAGATCGAAGAATGCATTAGAGAAGGGAAGAATGTTCTGTTTTTGCTTCCTGAAATTTCACTGACGAAGCAGATTACCCAAAGACTGGAAAAGAAATATGGCAGACAATTAGGGTTTTATCATCAGAAACTGACTGATTTTGAACGGGTAGAAGTATGGAGGAGAATTAAACAAAATGATATCCGTATCCTTGTAGGCACGAGAAACGCCTTATTTCTGCCGTATCAGAATCTGGGATTGCTTGTTGTAGATGAAGAGCACGATTCTGCCTATAAACCAAGAGAAGTTTCACCTTATTTTAATGCTAAAGATGCAGCTCTCATTTTGGGCGGGTTATATAGTGCAGGAGTCATACTAGGCTCTGCAACCCCTTCTGTTGAAAGTTATTACAGAGCCAGAAAAGATAAAATGAAATACATTTTCCTAAATGAAAGATTTGGAAATGTAAATCTTCCTGAATATGAGCTCATTAATTTCAAAGAAGCTCAGGAATCTAAAAATGTATCCGGAAATTTTTCCTCAAGACTTATTGATGCGATCAAGCATACCATTGATGAAAAGAATCAGGCTATCGTTCTTCATAACAGACGTGGTTATGCCAATGTTATAGAGTGTGAAACCTGTGGTTATGTAAATTACTGTTCCAATTGTGATGTGGTAATGACGTATCACAAAGCTGCTAATGAAATGAAATGCCACTACTGTGGACAAAGAGCTTCAAAACCGAGAACCTGCCCGAAATGTAATTCAGAAAACCTGAATGAAAGAGGAGTAGGAGTAGAGCAGATTCATGAGGAAGTTTCTAAGCTGTTTCCGGAAAATGAGGTGGACAGAATGGATGTAGATTCTATGCGCAAGAAATTCGCCTACGAAAAGCTGTATGAAAAGATTGAAGATGGGGAAACCGATATTGTGGTTGGAACTCAGATGATTTCCAAAGGGCTTGATTTTGACCATATAGAATTGGTAGCCATTCCCAAAGCTGATTCCTTATTATATGTGCAGGATTTTAGAGCCGAAGAACGAGCCTATCAGTTGATTACACAGGTTGCCGGAAGAGCGGGAAGAGTTTCTGGAAAGGGTAAAATCCTGATCCAGACCTATAATCCTGATCATTCTGTTTTCCAGTTGATTAAAATGAACAATCCTGCGAAGATCTATAAATATATCCTTACTGAACGGCAGAAATTCCACTATCCGCCATTTACCAAGCTGATTATGATTGAACTGAAACACAGAAGAGATGATAAGGTAGACCGGGCCTCTCAGTTTTTAGGTTCAATCCTGAGAAAATATCTTCCTGAAGAATGTATTTTAGGTCCGGAAAGAGCTCAGATTGCCAGGTTGAATAACTTATATCAGTTTCAGATTTTACTGAAATTACCACGTGGGAAAAACTATGAGAAGTTTAAAAGCATGGTATTGATAAGTTTGAAAGAATTTGATGAAATTACTGCTTATCAAAGCATTAAAAAGGATGTTATTGTTGATTTTTAA